The genomic stretch CGTGGGACAGCGCTGGTTTTGTCTGTCTTTGCTTTCGGGTCGTTGTTGCCTCCGGTACCTTCTTGTTCGGTTCATCCAATTCCAatgatgggtatttttgtctttttcaactatatttttgttttctttttactaaATAAAACATGATTAATCAATTGCATTGTAATATTGTGAAACACTTTAATTCCAGTTGATGctcggaaatttttttttttaaaaaaaattgtatcatATGTCATATTTagaatgataaatatattacttaacaaaaaagcgtaaataaattgattaataaatttttgaaacatagTATGACAAATTAAAAGAGTTCTAATATGAAAATTGGGGTAGGCTGGATGAATTaaccaactttaaaaaaaaaaaaagttcttaatAAGTTTGAgttcatttgaaaaattcaaGAATTAGAAACAATATAAAAGGAACCAATCTTAAACATCTCTATagttgttaatgtgttttaaagggtattttctgtcttttcttattttatttttcttaaaagtgttttgatgtgttataaaaatttcacatattttatttttaaaaattttaagttatttattaatatatttatgggtaaagtccacttaaccccttcaaactaccactccaatgacaatttacccctcaaactaccaaaacaatgacaatgtatcccaatgctaacaaaatgacgaaattactcctATAGAATTTtcgaaaagacaaaaatactcttaaaattaaaaaaataataataataattttaagtatttttgtttttattttagtaagggtaatttcatcatttttttttttaaaaaaaaattggggtacattgtcattgtttttgtagtttggggggtaaattgtcgtaatttaTAGTTTTGGGGTAGATTGTTATtaaggtgatagtttgagggagttaagtagactttatccTATATTTATTCTtcgaaatataaaataaaagacaaaaaaataaaaaaaataacaaatatgacCACCATGTTTCATATAGTTTAGTTTGTTTAGAACCTTGCAAAAACATTACTAAAATTGTTAGTTTTGGGAAACATAAAGCATTCAACCCAATACTCTGGTCTATGAATTACCAGACATGCGGTTATAAAAATCGTTAAaaatgtttattaatgtttggCTATTCAATAGTTTGCTTCGATGTTGGTTAAATTTACTTACTTTCTGTTTGGTTTAATCGTTTcaaaatctacaattttaatgaagattttaaaaggGTGTTAATAGAATtacgattttttaaaatttagttatGCAGTTAGAAAAAGTAATACTTTATCCTTTAAACTATAGGGCTCGTTTGGTTTGCATTCTTGGAATGAAGTAGATATTCATTTAGAATAACTATTATCTTTTTTACGAAGATGAATActtattcttctatttttctttaaaaaagaatacTTATTCCCCtcaaaaatgaaagaataattattcctttAAGAATAAGCtttgttttccaaaaaattactcacattataattatttttttcaaacccaaatattttattttaaaaataaaatgtgttCTAATGTTTGTAAAAACATACTTCTTTCTCCAAGGGGTAGTTTAATCGACTGTGAATCACGGCTCATAAAGcgaaggttactagttcgaatccttcatccccttcccttgtgtgaacatgtaaaaaaaaaaaaaaaacttatttgtgGGATGCGCAAAAACGtgaattttttcatgttttcaattagctatttttttttttaaaaaaaaaagttttcaaactCACTTCCAAATAGAACACTTgctgtaaatttgtaattttatttaaaaatgctcATATACAAATCATAAATCTGTTAAAATTAGCACGAGTCAAGCGccgaaaaaatattttaataaattgaaattaCGACGTCGTAATCGTGTAAATCCCACTTGTGCGGTTGTGCCACCATCTATGTGTGTAAATGTGCCTATTTAACCCTCAAGAAAGACGTGTGAAAGAGACTGATGTTTGGACAGACACGGCAATTGCAAGATTGTGTTCAAACTTGATCTAGAATGCCAAGATTTGGCCGATTTAATCGGACGGTAAATACAGAACCTTAAAGTTGTCGAAGTACAAGTGAGTTGCTGGAATAAAATCCACAAGCCAAACTGGAAAGACACAAGTGACTTGTAGAATCTAAATTGTAGGCAAAGAGTGCAGGAATATTATCAAATGAATCTCACTATGCTTGCATGGCTTTTTATGCAAAAgtttattttcatttccttttgctctattttttttatttttaattaaaagcaaCATGTGTCGTCTTTTGATTGATTGAGTGTGATGTGGCAACATGGTTAAAATCTCAACAAGAGGTAGACAAAAAATGAGCtatttgataataattaaaACCCTAAGAAGTTAAAATTGAAGTCTTTGGTAATGATTTGATAAAAAGTCATACATCaaacacctcaaaaaaaaaaatcccaaaatgaataacataaaaaacataaaaatatccTTTAAAAATAGTGTCAactacttgttattttcaaatttgCACATTTTCATGTGCAGTGAGATGTCCTCCAAAGTTAAACTGGTCGAGTTTCTGAAAAATTCAGGCCGcttaagaaaaaagatatttaaacaGGTAAGCTAAATATTTTAGGCTGTCTGAAACagataaaacattttcagtaATGCTATGCATTTTAcctaataagaaaaaataatattctagttgttattttttcattataaacTCCGATAGATTTTATATTAcaatctctatttttttaaatattatttctcgatatttattttcctaatttattaaaaagcaaaacaagTGTTTTAAATAAGGAGAAAATAAGCTGCTAGACATGATATATTGATATTTGCCTCATAACAGCTACAGAAACGCaatataaaaagaatttttagaGCATTTGCTGAAAATGGTCTTGAGAAATTAGTGAAACTTAATTGTAGTGGATCTGATCGTGAAACGTATCGCCACACCAGCCAGATTCTTCTGCGCACCAAACCCAATGCTCACCGACAAAAGGCGATGATGATGACAGCAGAAAGCAACCTTCTAATTATCCCACGTATTCTTTAAACAATTATAAAGcaatataaaaaagaagaagtggcAGTTAATGCAGAAAGACGAGCCACCATAATCCAGCCAACTTTGTCAGACAATAAtctcaagaaaattatttgtttttgtatgaCTTGGACCGTTGACCAGCATAGTTAAACTGCACAAAAGCACCATCAAGAGAGAAATTgttgcaaagaaaaagaaactgaaATCTTTCTCCAAAATGCTCTCTATCCATCTTTTCTAAGACGAAATTGAAAAAGGCATCTTCCTGGGATCAATGAACACACTAAGCCTCATTATAAGACTAATTAAActgataatattaatatgaataaAGTGACGAACACAGTGATTGAACTGCACATTTTTGGATTTACAATATATACAATAGATAGACAAAAAATCTGTATGGGAAGCCAGTTTCATGGAGTTTTCACTGATGGTGGATACTACTAACCATCAGCAGCAGGAGAAGGCTGGTGCTGACGAGCTCGTGCAGTGAAACCAGCAAACCAAGCAACCCTCATGAGCTGTATACCTAGAATCAGCACCCACCAGGACACCAACCCTCGAAGTGTGTGCATTATCCATGCCGGTGCAGTGAGCTCGGCCCCGAGCTTCAACCCCCTCATCAGCTGCAAGACACGGTAAGCCTCGTACACGACGGGGGTCACCAGCCAAACGGGTGATTGCCAATGCCATGTGAGCATCTCAGTCAGAAGCTGTACTGACAGAAGCAGAAGGTAGGGACCCAATAAAACAGCAAATGAGATGAAAGATAGCTGTGGCTGGAGAAAACCCTTTTGGGATCCATACAGCATCACCAAAGGGACAACAAATCCAGTTACATTTGCAACAATGTTCCAAAATTGGTAAGTGAAAGGAGCTTTGCTTTTGGAAGCCTGTGTTGGGTGCTTTGGACGGGCACAAGAGTCAGCCATGAGGAGAAAAAGGGTAGCACCAAGATTGAAAATGCAATCAAGTCCAACCAAGGAGAGCAGGCTGGCTATGTTGGGTCCAAGGAAGATGGAAGATATTGGTAGCCACAAGGTCGGAACCATGCCGGTTCCAAGTAGAAGTGAAGGGCCCAGAAGCCACATTGGCCATTTGAGGAACTGAAGCCGCACCACTGGCGAATTGCTTGTGTCAGTAACCTTTTCAGTGCTGGTTTCTGGTACTTCAGCTGTGTTCTCAGAATTAAGGGTTTCAAATATGTTGGTGGTTTTCTTCAATAAGTTATCACCAGCAGTCTCAGTGGGAGCATATGTGACCGGTGAAGGTTCCCATGGAGTCAATTTTGTGCAGCAAATGGTAGGGCGTTTAATGCGAATCTGAGGGACGCTAAGTACACGTTGCACATTCGAGGATTTCAACAATTTCAGGCTTCTAGGGTGGATGTGGGATATACTAATGCTTGACATTGTGGATTGAGTTCTTGCTAATGATGCAAGTCCTTGATTTATGGTTCAACCTGTGCACCTTTGAGCGCAACTATGCCTTTTCAATCCCTGAAACATATGGAGTTGAAAAACAATAGGGAACAAAGAAAACAGCAGAAGCCATTAGCAGAAATAAGAGAAGTAAAAAGAACACTGATGTTACCCAGGTAAGAAAATCAAAACACGGACAAGAAATCAATTGTTGGGCTAAAAACAAAGTGCATATTATAACCAAAGATATTAGATTTGAGCAGACAAAAGacacaaacatttttaattttctgctGTACAAGGAACAAGTTCAATTATAAAATCTCCTTCACAGATCCAgataagacttttttttttttttttcaaagtgacATGCACACTTAATGGGTCTTGAACTTGCAACCTCACCCTCCACCACATTCTTATGGGTGGAGGAAATACAATTTGAGCTAGAACTCATTGGTAATCCTTATTGATTTTTGCAAGCAAATGCTCAAATATTTATTACCATGTTCATAAAATATTAAGTTTCTTTTAACTGCCAAAAGCCAGCTGTATCACAATTGAATAAACTTCATCACGCACAAGCACTGCACTTGAACATGGTTGAGTCAATGACAACACCACAGATAAAAAGttgttaaattttcaaatgattcaAGCTGAAGTACTTCTTGTTGTTTAGTAAAATACAAATTCTTTATAAGCGAAATCCTCCTATGCAATAAACAAAAGCTTTCACCAGGTTAGAGAGTGAAATGAAGACTAACAGTGGATCTGTTCTACAGATATCACTCCGCAGTGACAAAGTTTGTTGAGGTGTAAAGAGATCATGTAAGTGTAGAATGACAGTGCATTTGAATCTGGTAAGCAATCCAAACTTCTTGGTAACACAATCCATGGGGAGGAGGAAAGGTACTCAAAACATCCAGATTTAATCCAATTGCACCAACACGATAATACAGCGAATAAATCCTCATTAAGAGAAAGTGTCCACCGAATCAATAGCTGAAGGACTTCATATTGTGACCTTATATTTGGGACATTGTAATCTAAATGGAAATCACAGCTAAGCGTACATGCATACACAAATAAGTAGGTTTGTAAGATGCATACAAGAATTGAAACATACATCtagtgatttaaaaaatttcttcgATATTCAGTATGACACAACCATCTTTAGAaccatcaagggtggtggttcaatggccgaAGAAAGTTTTCAAGTGGTAAGGACATGTATTAGAGCATGGGTTCAAATCTTCGCAATGAAGAATTCCCATATATGCCTGATTGCTACTAGCAACCTTGAATTCTCATTGATGCCCTGGTGGGGTTAGGTCAGGCTATGGTTCAGTTGGACTTGAGGGATAGCCTGTAGTTCCCACCATATAGACCTCTCATGTGTGACTCCCAGcgggtaggtgctactataATCATACCCAGGtagaatagccacaattggtctccccGGCCTACCCtttttgctcagaaaaaaaaaaaaaaaaaaaaaatatttggaattCTTAGATAGGATTTGGCCTCACGCTCAATTCAACAAAGAATCAACCTTTGGCCTGATCCATCAAAATGGACAATTGACAAGCTGTCATTCCACATCAAAGCTTTAGAGATGGTTTGTTGGCACTGTAGTGAAAAGTGATTTTATGCCTCAAAAAGCAACTTCAAAAAAGGTTTCGAATGGGCACTTTTACAAAAACCGGAGTTTGTCAAAGAATGGGCTCAAAATCACATTTAGTAGTAGGTTATCAAACACTCATTTTCAACTTAAGTGGGTAGGTCCCCTCCCCAAAATCACTTTTAGAAGTGCAAAAAGGGCATTAAAGAAGGGAAAACCAGATCGCACAGTGGCTATAAGATAATCTACTTCCTTTTCTCGCATATAATTCTCTAAAAGCTATTTTGCTAAGCCATCAAGCTTCACATTTTTCGCAACAAtgattccaaaaataaaaatgactgaaaaaaattaaaaattttcaaggAATTAGATTCCTTTCCAATTCTCCCTGTAAAATTTGGCAGCCCAAATGCATTCTCCAGTATGCAGTTCGAGTACCCCACACAAATTCGTAAGACTTGTAAAAGACCAAAATCATCAAGTAAAAGTAAAGACAACTGATGTCAAATCCTGCGAGTCCTAAAACACTGATGCTCTGCATGCCTGTGCATGGTCATGCACCCACGCACGTGGAGGCATGAGCAGTATCATGTAGTTTAGGATATAGACGAATCCCAAATGAAATGAATATAAACTATTattaaacatattttattaacaaaacaaCACATAACACAATAGACTGGTGTCAATGGTTTAGACATCCAAATACCCTTTCATGTACAGCAAGAGGGGATACAGGTTTGTCATACCACCATTTGAGAATCATGCTTGCTAATTCTAAGATACTTATAAAACTCAAGCAGGCTTTAGTTCCTAACACCTCAACACTAAAGACTAACTTGTGAATTATAAGATTCGGTAAATATCAGcaaaatctgaaaattttgggaattttACAGCCCCAACATTAGAAGCCATGCTCCACCACAGATCATACCACCAGTTAAAAGTAGGCCCCCCAGGAACCCAATCATAATGATAGAGAAAAATCTAATTTCTATTAGAGATTAGAATTTATAATCACTCaccatttttgtctttcaacGATTGCACCATACTCTTTTTGTGAAGTGATGCTAGAAAGAGGACTAGAGTCCTCCTTGTGTCTTCCCAAATGTGacttggcttttaaaatcatcgttaaatttgagatgattattattgaattttgatctattggtaattttaaaaccTATGTCACATTTGGGAGGATACAAGGAAGCTTATAGTCctccttctagcattactcatttttgtGCCCGTACTGCTTTTCTCACAGATATCACTAACTGAACCGTACAAGTTGAGGGACTCTTTTTAATAAGAGAGAACTTAAAGTATAGGCCTACAAAAACTTACAAATATCACTAACTGGACCGCATAAGTTGAGGTAATctatttaataacaaaaaaagccTAAAGAGTAGGCCTATAAAAACTAACTATTAAAGGAATCTAGTGAAAAATCATATGATATTTGTCAGAATGATTCTAAAGCTGTTTGAAAATAGTACATTGGAAAGCAGCTTAACTCCATATGCACCTTTAGCATATCAAAAGATCACACCTCTATGAAGCAAGAGACATTTAGAAACCCAACCACAGAAATCTGGGAGCTCCAAAAATAACAATCATGCAGAGGGAAAGATCATATGAAAACATAGAATACATATTCTCACGAACAACTCGAGCTTTTGGACAACTTCTCAAAAGCAAAGTAAACcaaattgtaaaatttgttcCTCTTGGCATTTCATCAGTAAGTTTACACGACCcagggaaaaaacaaaaaaaaaaaagaagggaactTACTGCAAATATTCGAAATTTAATAGCTTCAATTCCTATTTATCATTTTAACAATATTAATACTTAACTCAATCTGCTAACATTTCCACACGTGTTTTTTATGCATTTATCGGTATGTACGTATAAGTACAGTCTCCTATATGTACATCTCATCTCAAATTTATCAAAGATCTTCAAAGAGACCACAAACATAGAACTTCTCATATCCAAATGTAATTAACTAAAAGCAAACACAATCTATCACAAATAAAACAATACTAGGGAGTAATTATCATGCTTTTCTTATGACAATAGTAGCTCAATAATTAACAGGTCATCAAAGTGCTGgagattttttttcctctttctttgtcgccaaacaaaaaaaaaaatcatctaaaaACAAAACCATGGAAGTGGCAAAAATTTTATGTTTCGATCCTAAGTGTATCACATGGGATAAATGCAATCTTAAACATGTGTATACAGGGCGGAGCCACCCCTAGCCTTGAGGGGTcccgagccaccccaaaattttaaaaatttattctaaattttaggtattttatgaacttttacgccccaaaaattttattttgcttagtTTTGTCCCTGTCTCCTAAAATTCTGGTTCCGACCCTGTTATGCAATCTTGTATAagcacattttccaaaaaagtaTGTTCTACCTAATTTAACTGAATACCAGAATACCCTTTAAGACCCAATAACCAACTACAAACATGAAACGTGTTTCATCTAAGAGACACTCATCTGAACAAAAGTAGACTCTTTTACCTAGTTTTCATTTTCACTTCACTGatttcttagcaaccaaacggGGAACAAAAGAAACAGAGATGAATTCTGAAGGAAGCCTTGGGCTAATTAATACAAACAAAACTAGAAAAGGGAAAATGAAATCAGGGAATAGACTTAAGAATTACCTCTTCGAGAAAACCTTCTTAGCCGATTAATCAGGCAAATCAACGTTTTTTGGTGGAGGGTCTCGTTCCTACACAACGTTAAGAATCTGAACGATGGAGAAGAGCCTGGCCCCAGTTTAGTTTGCCTGTTCggctttgtttttgtttttgagtttttgtttttatcagaTTTACGTCATTATTAAGATATTTATGCTAATAATATCTGAAAAGTATATTTATCCGTCTTATCCGTTTTCTattagggggtgtttggcaaatgggatggcctaaacactgtagttgatgtagattgatgtgaaaaaaagtaagaatgtttggtataaaaaaaatgaaaaagtggtatgaaaaaatgaaaaagttttgttttgtaatgatttttttatttgaataataataaaaagtgaatgatttgatattaaaagtgaaaaagttagaatgttttgatgttgatttttttgagaaattgtgatgaacagtgtttgggccaaccccattcccattaccaaacaaagcctaattAGTAGTGTGTTGTAGTTTCTGTTAATTACAAGTTAATTAGTTGGAAAGCATTATGAGTAACACTTgaagttaaataaatttaattattttaattttggatgCGTTATAATATAAGGGAACCATGGCTATGTATGTAATCGAATTTTGCTTACCAAAATGGTCTTATTAGgggagaaacttcacaaaagcCTCCTTAACTCCCTTAAAGTTTATAAGCTCTTAATTTCACTGttcgaatttttaatttaatgtaatTCACCTCATTCGTTAAAGTTTGGCGTTAAACATACGTTAAAATAgatgaaatgacctttatacccctaaaacttttataaattctaaatttacccttaattttacattaaaaattaagaaaacgaAAAGTTGGcggtattttggtatttttaatagCATCTGTTAGGATTTAATACCAAATATTAAGGGAATATGGTAGATTGTatcaaattagaagtttgatgggtgaaattgaaagttttaaaattttgaagaggtcttctcaaaacgaaTGAAAGTTCATAGGGCATTTGTGGAGTTAACCCGCATATAAATAGCTAGTTATGCTCCAAATGACATGGCTTTTCAGTATTCCTTTTTAGAGAAGTTTGGTCCATTGTTTTATGCGGCAGTGCGATATAGCTGAAAATTATAAGGCCATTTTTTTTAGGTTGGTATTGTAACACTGAGAAATTAATTAACCGGCGCTATTTGCctaaaagaataaaactaaGGGATCTTTATTCAAAAAGAGAATACTAAGTAGCAGAAACATAATATTTCTATCAATATTAATAATTACAATCAGAGCATCTATCAAAAGTCATCACATTAACTTAAATTATAGTATATATATCAATGTTATAGAAGGTCCAAACTAAACCTTAATCCATAACATGCCTCAAAACTCTTTAGTCTACAATATCTCCCAAAAGTACTAATTAACATGAACAATCTTCAAAATCCTACAATGAGTCCTCAAACGTTAACATGATCACTATCATTATGCCAAATGGCCGTAATTGCCTCGAAATCCTCCTCACTCAAGTCCAGGATCTACAAGTAGGCCAACTATAAAACAATACACGTTTCATAGGTGGAGAAGATACGAGCGCCAGTTCAGGacttaatgaataataatacaCATTGTGTATAGGTTATCAACAAATGTTAcatgtctataaaatcatcttaaaagaaaactttcatTTCAAATACAAAAGTTTCCTAATTTGCtataaacatgtaaaaaaattcCATATTTAAAATCAAACTTTCCTGATCAATTTCACAATCACATGCACATTGGATCATCATGAAATTTCTTGTCCCTTTTGTGAGGTCTTGAGTCACCAAGACGTTGAAAAATATGTAAACTTTCAAGACGCACAAGAACATCCTCCATAGAAGGACGATTCACTGGAACAAACTCGATGCAATGCATCCCCAGCTCTGTAATTGCAGTGCCGTCTTCAGCAAGATATCCCCAGTCTTCTTGAAGGGATTTGTGGGCAAGAGAACAGTGGGGTCTGTATTCCATCTTGGCCCAAGAGTGTAGCATATGGTCCAGAATTAGGTCAGGATTTTCCTGTTCCTCAAGGTCGGAAATTCCTTTGGATATTAGTCCCAGGAGAATAATACCAAATGAAAAGACTTCACAGCTTGTTTCCCAATCACCTCCTGTCATGCACATTGATTCCAGATGAAAGataaataattgagtttttttaggttattagtatttaatttcatattttatttaaattttaagagtaagtgttattttgtaattcaataatgagCTTGACTCAAAAGTCAGtcaaattattttgtttttcatgatGTGTTTGTGGGAAAATCCTTCCCGTGCTGCACCACACATTGCCTTCGACGCTGTCGCCAAGCCTTTAGAAGCCATGCATGATAGATGttggtaaaaataaaactagGCTGCAAAATTTGGAGGTTATCAAATCTTTGTTACTAACTATATTCATTTACATACAAACAATTTGCGTCTTCCTTCCTTTCGATATGTTAAAcattgttataatattaattaaatgagttaatcaattattttttatttgtttaaacttttgaaataactgatattttaac from Corylus avellana chromosome ca1, CavTom2PMs-1.0 encodes the following:
- the LOC132167135 gene encoding uncharacterized protein LOC132167135 — translated: MSSISISHIHPRSLKLLKSSNVQRVLSVPQIRIKRPTICCTKLTPWEPSPVTYAPTETAGDNLLKKTTNIFETLNSENTAEVPETSTEKVTDTSNSPVVRLQFLKWPMWLLGPSLLLGTGMVPTLWLPISSIFLGPNIASLLSLVGLDCIFNLGATLFLLMADSCARPKHPTQASKSKAPFTYQFWNIVANVTGFVVPLVMLYGSQKGFLQPQLSFISFAVLLGPYLLLLSVQLLTEMLTWHWQSPVWLVTPVVYEAYRVLQLMRGLKLGAELTAPAWIMHTLRGLVSWWVLILGIQLMRVAWFAGFTARARQHQPSPAADG